A window of the Plasmodium vinckei vinckei genome assembly, chromosome: PVVCY_08 genome harbors these coding sequences:
- a CDS encoding transcription factor with AP2 domain(s), putative, which yields MLRNIINQSENLRKKILQSKNICTLSEILLSKHPYKPKTREIIHPHITPPEYLAPSDCFNAKTSGLQQFIPSNYYRTKWIESLRSGEYLGDDYPWNLLPMWKYWKKRKYNVKYDEIPWFISKIKGVSYYHRLNVWMVQWVEDGVHRIRRFRCAFGVLQAKLAAEQFRRNLEQSGRVDNRKSERQLRMDYIQKKDERLLRKKKYSKISKGQF from the coding sequence ATGTTgcgaaatattattaaccAGTCAGAaaatttaagaaaaaaaatattgcagagtaaaaatatatgcacattgtcagaaatattattatcaaaacATCCTTATAAACCCAAAACAAGGGAAATAATACATCCGCATATAACACCTCCGGAATATCTAGCTCCTTCGGATTGCTTTAATGCCAAAACAAGTGGGTTACAACAATTTATACCAAGTAATTATTATCGTACAAAATGGATTGAGTCCCTAAGGTCAGGAGAATATTTAGGAGATGACTATCCATGGAATTTATTACCTATGTGGAAATattggaaaaaaagaaaatataatgtaaaatatgatgaaataCCATGgtttatttcaaaaattaaaggAGTTTCTTATTATCATCGATTAAATGTATGGATGGTTCAATGGGTTGAAGATGGAGTTCATAGAATTCGAAGATTTCGATGCGCTTTTGGTGTTTTACAAGCAAAATTAGCAGCTGAACAGTTCAGAAGAAATTTGGAACAGTCAGGTAGAGTTGACAATAGGAAATCAGAAAGACAATTAAGAATGgattatatacaaaagaAAGATGAACGATTAttaagaaagaaaaaatattcaaaaatatcaaaGGGTCAATTTTAG
- a CDS encoding V-type proton ATPase subunit E, putative encodes MALDDAEAQKQIQQMVNFILNEAKDKAHEIEAKALEDFNIEKLRIVQKMKEKIRLEFQKKAKQMEIKRSINHSSAINKARLKKMCAKDQVFKEIYKISSDKLAELYKEKDKYKNLIIDLIVQSLYYIQEPHVIVMCREVDKSIVEGCLNEAAHRYTEKIKKQFNITKNIKIELDKSGNYLPPPPSENNEGTSCLGGIVLTTPNRKINCDNTLDLRLKLAIEYCTPEIKRMFFEMD; translated from the exons atggCTCTC GATGATGCAGAAGCGCAAAAACAAATTCAACAAATGGTTAACTTCATTTTAAATGAAGCAAAAGATAAAGCACATGAAATTGAAGCAAAAGCACTCGAAGATtttaatatagaaaaattaaggattgtacaaaaaatgaaagaaaaaataagattagaatttcaaaaaaaagcaaaacaAATGGAAATTAAAAGATCTATAAATCATTCATCTGCTATTAATAAAGCTagacttaaaaaaatgtgtgcTAAAGATCAAGTATTTAAAGAAATCTACAAAATTAGTAGTGATAAATTAGCAGAactatataaagaaaaagataaatataaaaatcttATTATCGATTTAATTGTACAatctttatattatatacaagaACCACATGTTATTGTTATGTGTAGAGAAGTTGACAAATCTATTGTTGAGGGATGTTTAAATGAAGCTGCACATAGATATactgaaaaaattaaaaaacaatttaatataacaaaaaatattaaaatcgAACTTGATAAGTCAGGTAATTATTTACCACCCCCTCCATCCGAAAACAATGAAGGTACATCGTGTTTAGGTGGTATTGTATTAACAACACCAAATAGAAAAATCAATTGTGATAATACATTAGATTTACGTCTTAAACTAGCCATAGAATATTGCACACcagaaataaaaagaatgtTCTTTGAAATGGATTAA